A window of Cellulosimicrobium protaetiae genomic DNA:
CACCGGGACCGCGGCCTCCGTCGCGGCCCGCGAGATCGTCGCGACGACGCGCGCGATGTCGTTGGGGCCGGGGTCGGTGACCTCCGCGACCTCGGGCTCGGGCAGCTCCCAGCGGATGTCGGAGCCGAACGCCATCTCCTGGATGTCGATGCGCGACCGCTCGGGCTCCGCCGTCGTCCAGCCGCCCGCGTAGCCGGTCTGGAACGGGGTGATCCGGCCCGGCCCGGTCTTGACCGCACCGCGGCCCGGGATCGACGGGTCGAAGTGCGCGGCCATCGGGATGCCGAGGATGTCGGTCGAGTCGTCCTCGTCCGCCATGCGCAGCGCGACGCGCAGGTTCGTGTTGGCGCGCAGGTTGTCCTTGATGACGCCCGCGGGCCGCTGGGTCGCGAGGATGAGGTGCAGGCCGAGCGACCGGCCGCGCTGGGCGACGTCCACGACGCCGTCGACGAACTCGGGGACCTCGTTGACCAGGGCCGCGAACTCGTCGACGACGATGAGCAGGCTCGGCGGGGCGTCCGGGTCCCCGGTGCGCTCCAGCGAGGCCAGGTCCTTGGCCTTCTTCCGGTTGAGCAGGTGCTCGCGGTAGCGCAGCTCGGCGCGCAGCGACGTCAGGGCGCGACGGACGAGGTGCGGCGAGAGGTCCGTGACGAGGCCGACGGTGTGCGGCAGGTTGACGCAGTCGGCGAACGCCGCGCCGCCCTTGTAGTCGACGAAGAGGAACGTCACGCGGTCCGGGCTGTGCGCGGCCGCCATGCCGAGCACCCACGACTGGAGGAACTCCGACTTGCCGGCACCCGTCGTCCCGCCGACGAGCGCGTGCGGCCCCTGGGTGCGCAGGTCGAGGTAGAGAGGCTCGGTGCCCGAGTGCCCGACGAGACCGCGCAGGTTCGTCGGCGCCTTGCGGCGCACGGGCGGGGACCCGTCGCGCGGGGTGAGGGAGCCGTTCTCGCGCCACGCGTCGATGAGTCGGCCCGGGTCCTCCGCGAGCGCCGTCCCGGCGAGCGTGAGGTAGGAGACCGACCGGGGGAGGTCGGAGTCGTCGTCGACCGGGGCGCCGACGTCGACCACGGGCGCGAGGATCCGCGCGACCTCGTGCGCCGTCGCGAGGTCCACCGTCTCGCACGCGACCGGGAACGTCAGGCGGCCCACGCGGACCTCCCCGCTCGTCGCGCCCGCGGTCCCGCCCGGCGCGGCGTCGGCCGCGTCCACGAGGACGAACGTGCGGCACGCGGCCGGGAGCTGCTCGACCGAGGGCGCGACCCACACGACGTGCACGCCGGCGTCCGCGCCGCGCTCCACGAGGCGCGTGAGGCGCGAACGGTCCACCGGGGCGTCGTCCTCCACGAGCACGACGACGGTCGGCAGCACCGGCTTGGGCGTGTCCTCGCCCTCCTCGGGGTCGATCGGCCCGCGCAGCTCGGCGTGCGTGTCGAGGTCCGCCCCCCGCAGCTCGACGAGGTCCTCGAGCTGCGACAGGAGCGCCTGCGCGGCGCCCGGGTTGTCGGCGAGGTGGTCGCCGCCCAGGGGGCTGTGCGGCGAACCCGTGTGCGGGAGCCACTCGAGCCACTCCCAGTCGGCGCGCGAGCGCTGCGACGTCACCGCCGCGAGCACGAGCTCCGACGGCGAGTGCAGGCCCGCGAGCTGGACGAGGATCCCCCGCGCGACGGCGTCGACGGCGGCCCCCGCGCCGGCGACCCCGACCGCGCCGTCGGTGCGCAGCCGGGCCACGACCGGCACGCCGGAGATCGTCGTGCACTGCGCGTGCAGCTTCTCCAGCTCGTTCCAGTACTCCGGCTGGGTGTTGTTCTCGCCCGGTTGCTCGAGCTGGGTGCGCGACGGCACCGACCCGAGGCCGATCCGGACCGAGAGGAACGCCTCGTGCTCGGGGCGGTGCGTCCACATGAGCCCGCCGAGGCGCCGGACGGCGTCGACCGTGTCGGCCACCGACGGCGCCTCCGAGAGGCGCACCGCGCGCTCGACCGCGTGCGTGCGGTCGATCGTCTCGCGCATCGCCGCGACCGCTGCCTCGAACTGCTCGCGCTGCGCCTTGAGCTTGCGCTTGGCCTGCACCTTCTGGTCGAGGTAGTTGCCGAGCATGAGGATCGGGCTGAGCCCGATGAAGACGATCGACAGGACGTTCTTCGTGACCGAGTAGAGGATCACGCCCATGAGCAGCGGCGCGACCATCGCGAGGTACGGGAAGCGCTGCGGCTCCGGCGGCTGCGGCGGCTTGGGGGCCTTGAGCTTGCGCTCCGGGAAGCGCGCGACGACCCGCGGCGACCTGTTGAACTCCACCACGGGGCTCGTCGGCGCGAGGCTCGTCGTGCGGTGCAGCGCCACCACGGACACGACGGAGCTCCCGATCGTCACCGTGTCCGAGGACGTGAGCGTCGAGCGCATCATGCGCTGGCCGCCCATGACGAGACCGTTCGCCGAGTTCGTGTCCGTGATCTCGATCGTCTCGCCGACCGTGAGGCGCGCGTGCCGCTTGGAGATCTGCGGGTCGCTCAGCCGGATGTCCATGTTGCGGTCGCGGCCGAGGTAGCTCGTGCCCACGGGCAGCGGGAACTCCCGGCCCGCGTCCGGGCCCTCGAGCACGCGCAGCACGGCGACTGCCGCGCCGCGGTCCTGGCCCGGGGCGTCGAACTGCTCCGAGACGCGGACGATCGAGACGGTCGACCCCGACCGGAGACCCGCCTCGACGAGGTCGCTCGTCGGGGAGAGCACGCGCCCCTGCCCGCTCCCGGCCGGCGACGTGCCGACCTGGAGCGTCAGACGGTCGGGGACGGCCGTCCCGGAGCGCGTCGGGTCGCCCGCGAACAGCGCCTCGGCGACGTCGCGCACGGTGGCCGTCGCGTCGGCCGTGACGGCGACGTTGGTCGTGCTCGCGTCGGGTCGGTGCAGCGTGAGCTTGATTCGCACGAAGGTTCCTGTTCAGGTCCGGGGAGGGGGACGGGCAGGGCGGTGGCGGCACGGGCCGGACGGCACGGTCGACCCGGGCGCGTCGAGGGGCGCGCCCGAGGGACCCGGCGTCGTCAGCCGTCGTCGGTGAGGTCGAGCAGGGGCAGGTCGGCCGTGGTGACGAGCCGGGACGCCACGGCGTACTCGACGAGGCGCGCGCGCCGGTTCGTCGCGAGCGCGCCGGGACCGCCGCGCAGTCCCTTGACCCCGATCCGGTCGAGCTTGTCGCACACGTTGTCGAGCTTGCGGTTGAAGCGCGTCGTCGCCCAGCCCAGCCGCGCGGCCGCCGCGGCCGACGACGGGATCTCCGACAGCCCCGTGCCGTCGCGACGCAGCATCGGCTCGGCGAGGGCCACGATGAGCTGCTTCTGGCTCGTCGTGAAGGTGATCATGCCGATCGTCGTCGCACCGCCCGAGTCCGTGTCCTCGGAGCGGATCTCCTGGTACGGCGCACCGTGGAGCTGCGCCGTGATCTCGTACGTCGTCGGGCCGGCGGTGAACACGATGGACGTCGTCGGGAAGACGATCGGAAGGCGGTTGCCCGGGGAGAGCCACGACTGCACGCCGCCGCCCGAGTCGCACACCGTCGCGGAGATGAGCGTCCCGACGTTGGCGAGCCACCAGATGCCGCCCTCGTGGGAGATGCGCAGGAAGCGGCGGTGCAGGTACGGGTTGTCCTCGATCGCGAGGTCGCCGTCCCGCCCGATGTCGAACGGGTCGCCGTCGGTGGACGGGCGGAACCACTCGCCGCAGAACTCGACCGCGAGCTCGCTCACGCGGCCTCCCCCGTCACGCAGGCCTTCTGCGGCGCCGCGGAGAACTTGCCGTCGCGGTCCACGATCACCTCGATGCAGACCTGCTCGCCCGGCTTGGCGCGGAGCTCGACGGTGGTCTCGTCGAAGTTGTCCTTGTACGGGGTGTTCTCGATCACGTCGAGCTTCTTCCAGGCGAACATGTCGCCCTCCTGCGCCTTGTCCGAGTCGTACGACCACGTGAAGGTCGCGACCTCGCGCGCGGGGTCGTACGTCCCCACGAGGTCGTTGACCGGCGGGACCAGGTCGCCCAGGTTGTCCGACGGCACGAAGTCGTCGTCCGTGGCGGCCGTCGCCTCGCCGCCCCCGCCGGTGTCCGTGTCGTCCACGGTGGCGTCCGGGCGCAGCAGGAAGAACCCGCCGACGGCGACCGCCACCCCGACGACGCCGGCGAGCGTCGCCCACAGCGCGCCACGGCCCGACCGTTCCTCCGACGGCGCGGCTGCCGGCTCGCCGTCGTCCGGCCCGGCGGGCCGGTGGACCGTGTCCTCGACCGGCGGCTGAGCCCAGACGCCCGGGCGCCCGGCGCCCGGGTACATCCGGGACGGGTCCGTGAGCTCCGCGACGGGCGCGTGCCCGCCCGGGCCGACGGCGGACGTCGGCGCGGTACCCGCGGTGTGCGCGGGCGCGCCCTGGTGCCAGGCCGCGGGCGCGTAGGGCTGCTGCGGGGCGCGCGGCCCCGGCTGCTGCTGCGGCGGGGCGGCCGGTCCGGGCGCGACGCTCTGGCCCGGCCACGGGGCGCCTGGCTGGCCCGGCCGCAGCGGCGTCGTGGGCTGGGTCGGCCGGCTCGGCGCGACGGGACCCGACGACGTCCCGCCCGGCCCCGACGGGTCGATCGAGACGACCTGGCGCAGGCGGGTGCCGGCGTCATCGTCCGGCTCCTCCTCCTGTACGTGCCCGGAGTCGTCGAGCAGGTCGATCGGCGTGACCGCGTACGACAGCTCGTTCTGCACCTGCTGGAGCGCCCGGGCGAACGCGAGGACCGTCGGGTAGCGCGACCCCGGGTTCTTCGCCATCGCCGTCGCGAGCACGCGTTCGAGCGACGCGGGGACGTCGGTGCGACCCGTCGGGGGCAGCGGCGAGGTCTCGATGCGCGAGATGAGGTTGGCGCTCGAGTTCGACCCGCCGGGGACCTCGAACGGGGTCCGCCCCGCGAGCAGCGTGTACGTCGTCGCGGCGAGGGCCCACACGTCGGTCGCGATGCCGCTGCGCGGCGGCTCGGCGAACGACTCTGGCGGCGACCACGGGATCGACATGCCCTCGGCGCGCGCGGCGTCGTCGACCGTGGAGGAGATGCCGAAGTCCGTGAGCGCCGGGTGGCCGTACTCGGTCACGAGGATGTTCGCCGGCTTGATGTCGCGGTGCAGGATGCCCGCGCGGTGCGCCGTCTCGACGGCGCCGGCGATCTGCACCGCCGTGCGCAGCGCCTCGGCGACCGACAGCCGCTCGGTGCGGTACCGCGCGCCCAGGTTGGGCCGCGAGCAGTACTCCATGGCGAGGTACGGGCGGCCGTCGTCGGCGATGTCCGCCTCGTACATCGTGACGATCGACGGGTGCGTCGAGAGCGTCGCCATGAGGTCGGCCTCGGCGTCGAACGCGGCGCGCTGCGAGTGGCTGGACCACTCGTGCAGCAGCACCTTGACCGCGACGCGGCGGCGGGGCCGCTGCTGCTGGTAGAGGAAGACGTCCGAGAACCCGCCCGAGCCGACCAGGGAGACGTACTCGAAGCCCGTGATCTCGGGCGGTGGGGACGGTGCGCGCTTGGTGCTCACCGGATCCCCTCGAAGACGAGGGTCACGCCGTCGCCGAGGTCGGCGACGTCGCCGTCGACGACGAGCACCGGCTCCGACGGGTGCAGGCGCCGCGGCGGCTGGCCCGCGCGCAGCAGCGTCGTGCCGTTCGTCGTCGCCATGTCGCTCACGAGCACGTGCCAGCCCTCGAGCGTGATCTCGACGTGCGAGCGCGAGATGTCCTGCTGCGGGCTGGGCACGGTGACCAGGCGCGGCAGCTCGGTCGCCTGCGTCCGGGGCGAGCGCGGACGCCGACCCACGACGACCGGGCGGTCGAGCTCGACGGTCTGCCCCGTCGAGACGACGAGCCGTCCGAGCGGCGGGCGGACCGCGAGCTCGGCGTCACCGTCCAGCGGACCGTCGCAGACCGCGCACACGTCGCGCGACGGCGGGTTCGCGTGCCCCTGGGCGCACGTCCGCGCGAGGATCTGCTGCTGTCCCGGCCCCGGCGGCGCGCTGAACGACGGGACCGGGGGCGGCGGCACGGGTGCTGCCTCGGGCTCCGCGTCCTGGGCGGCCGCGCGCAGGTCCGCGATCGCGGAAGACAGCACGGTGTGGCCGTCGTGGTCGAGGCCGGACGCCTGACCCGCCGAGGGCGCGTCCTGCTCGCCCTCGGGGTCGACGACCGTCGCCGCCCGGTGCGCCGCCGCGGGCGTGGCACCGGTCCACTCGCGCGGGACCCCGGCGATGAGCCCGTCGGCGGACGGGGGCGGTGCCGCAGGCTCGTCCGGGGTCGGTGGCACGGCAGGGACCGGCGGCAGGACCGGGACGGGGGCCCCGGGCACGTCGGGCTCCCCGTGCTCCTCGTCCTCCTCCGTCCGCACCGCGGCGTCCTCGACGGTCCGCAGGATCGTCGACCCCCACAGGTGGGCGTAGTCGTCGTCCGGCTCCTCGACGACCGGCGCGTCGTCCACCGGCTCCGGGGCGGCCGTGGGCGCCGGCGCCTGAGGTCCGTCGGCCTCAGGCTCCGGCGCGATGGTCTCCTCGGGGAGGCGGAGCGTCGCGCCGAGCGGCGCGGACCCCGGCTCGCCGACCGTCGTCGCCGCCGGCCCGTCCGCCCCGTCCGGTGCGGGCACCGCGAGGGCGGGTCCGGCGGCGAGGGCCCAGGCGGGGCGCTCCTCCGCCGATGGCGCGGCGCCGCCCTCGGCGGCGGTCTCGGCAGGGTGGTCTTCCGCCGCACGCGCGGGCCGCTCGACGAGCGGCCACGAGACGGCGCCCGCGAGGACGACGCCGGTGACCAGCGGGAGGGTCGTGACGCCCCCGAGCAGGGGCTCGCCCGCGGGCGGTTCGTCGAGCGGACCCGCGACGGCGCTGTCAGCACTCACGAGCAGCTCGACGACGTCGTCCAGGACGCGCTCCGACCACGTCGTGACGCCTTCGCCCTCGACCCGGACGCGCT
This region includes:
- a CDS encoding FHA domain-containing protein; its protein translation is MTLRYVTGTARAVVRGGTVVVLPGPVDASLVEQVWDQLGTDAGVVEVLQVLTGAFGSSLRTVPPFVVAVVVDRRVHVAARGRVTVTLELDGGERVRVEGEGVTTWSERVLDDVVELLVSADSAVAGPLDEPPAGEPLLGGVTTLPLVTGVVLAGAVSWPLVERPARAAEDHPAETAAEGGAAPSAEERPAWALAAGPALAVPAPDGADGPAATTVGEPGSAPLGATLRLPEETIAPEPEADGPQAPAPTAAPEPVDDAPVVEEPDDDYAHLWGSTILRTVEDAAVRTEEDEEHGEPDVPGAPVPVLPPVPAVPPTPDEPAAPPPSADGLIAGVPREWTGATPAAAHRAATVVDPEGEQDAPSAGQASGLDHDGHTVLSSAIADLRAAAQDAEPEAAPVPPPPVPSFSAPPGPGQQQILARTCAQGHANPPSRDVCAVCDGPLDGDAELAVRPPLGRLVVSTGQTVELDRPVVVGRRPRSPRTQATELPRLVTVPSPQQDISRSHVEITLEGWHVLVSDMATTNGTTLLRAGQPPRRLHPSEPVLVVDGDVADLGDGVTLVFEGIR
- a CDS encoding serine/threonine-protein kinase, with protein sequence MSTKRAPSPPPEITGFEYVSLVGSGGFSDVFLYQQQRPRRRVAVKVLLHEWSSHSQRAAFDAEADLMATLSTHPSIVTMYEADIADDGRPYLAMEYCSRPNLGARYRTERLSVAEALRTAVQIAGAVETAHRAGILHRDIKPANILVTEYGHPALTDFGISSTVDDAARAEGMSIPWSPPESFAEPPRSGIATDVWALAATTYTLLAGRTPFEVPGGSNSSANLISRIETSPLPPTGRTDVPASLERVLATAMAKNPGSRYPTVLAFARALQQVQNELSYAVTPIDLLDDSGHVQEEEPDDDAGTRLRQVVSIDPSGPGGTSSGPVAPSRPTQPTTPLRPGQPGAPWPGQSVAPGPAAPPQQQPGPRAPQQPYAPAAWHQGAPAHTAGTAPTSAVGPGGHAPVAELTDPSRMYPGAGRPGVWAQPPVEDTVHRPAGPDDGEPAAAPSEERSGRGALWATLAGVVGVAVAVGGFFLLRPDATVDDTDTGGGGEATAATDDDFVPSDNLGDLVPPVNDLVGTYDPAREVATFTWSYDSDKAQEGDMFAWKKLDVIENTPYKDNFDETTVELRAKPGEQVCIEVIVDRDGKFSAAPQKACVTGEAA
- a CDS encoding FtsK/SpoIIIE domain-containing protein; its protein translation is MRIKLTLHRPDASTTNVAVTADATATVRDVAEALFAGDPTRSGTAVPDRLTLQVGTSPAGSGQGRVLSPTSDLVEAGLRSGSTVSIVRVSEQFDAPGQDRGAAVAVLRVLEGPDAGREFPLPVGTSYLGRDRNMDIRLSDPQISKRHARLTVGETIEITDTNSANGLVMGGQRMMRSTLTSSDTVTIGSSVVSVVALHRTTSLAPTSPVVEFNRSPRVVARFPERKLKAPKPPQPPEPQRFPYLAMVAPLLMGVILYSVTKNVLSIVFIGLSPILMLGNYLDQKVQAKRKLKAQREQFEAAVAAMRETIDRTHAVERAVRLSEAPSVADTVDAVRRLGGLMWTHRPEHEAFLSVRIGLGSVPSRTQLEQPGENNTQPEYWNELEKLHAQCTTISGVPVVARLRTDGAVGVAGAGAAVDAVARGILVQLAGLHSPSELVLAAVTSQRSRADWEWLEWLPHTGSPHSPLGGDHLADNPGAAQALLSQLEDLVELRGADLDTHAELRGPIDPEEGEDTPKPVLPTVVVLVEDDAPVDRSRLTRLVERGADAGVHVVWVAPSVEQLPAACRTFVLVDAADAAPGGTAGATSGEVRVGRLTFPVACETVDLATAHEVARILAPVVDVGAPVDDDSDLPRSVSYLTLAGTALAEDPGRLIDAWRENGSLTPRDGSPPVRRKAPTNLRGLVGHSGTEPLYLDLRTQGPHALVGGTTGAGKSEFLQSWVLGMAAAHSPDRVTFLFVDYKGGAAFADCVNLPHTVGLVTDLSPHLVRRALTSLRAELRYREHLLNRKKAKDLASLERTGDPDAPPSLLIVVDEFAALVNEVPEFVDGVVDVAQRGRSLGLHLILATQRPAGVIKDNLRANTNLRVALRMADEDDSTDILGIPMAAHFDPSIPGRGAVKTGPGRITPFQTGYAGGWTTAEPERSRIDIQEMAFGSDIRWELPEPEVAEVTDPGPNDIARVVATISRAATEAAVPVPRKPWLAELAPTYDLARLPNPRTDTMLLLGVEDDPTSQAQPTVFYEPDRDGNMAIYGTGGSGKSATLRTIAVSAAITARGGPVQVYAIDAGASGLRMLEDLPHVGAVISGDDEERVQRILRTLRDLVDERSARYAAVRAGSLDEYRRLANAPDEPRILLLVDGIGAFRESYEFRPAHAFPVWGAFTAIATDGRQVGVHVVVAGDRAASVPTSLGSTIQKRLVLRLASEDDYLTLGVPKDVLSLTSPPGRGVLDKNEVQIAVLGGDPNVALQARELGKLRDAMTRLGIPQAPGVDRLPDGFALDTLPEVTGGRPTIGLDDLDIAPVALPARGTFMLSGPPGGGRTTALVTIAQAVRRARAGRVVYLSPRRTSISALDAWDTAATSPEEVVTLLESLTQALDGGSLRPGALTVLVESVTEFTGTPAEQPLVAFVRAATRAEQLVVGEAESSTWGQAWALAQPFKAGRSGLLLTPGDLDGDTLLGTGLGRIRRADFPPGRGFLVVSGRARKLHVALPR